A region from the Nostoc sp. HK-01 genome encodes:
- a CDS encoding CrcB protein, which translates to MNSIIEVPLLISVGAIPGALSRYYLTILFGRWFGIAFPYGTLFINVTGAFLMGFFATLVSKLAIPSNLSLLIAVGFLGSYTTFSTYALDTSNLLRTRNYKATLLYWVSTPILGFMSIEMGIVLANLL; encoded by the coding sequence ATGAACTCTATAATTGAAGTTCCTCTGTTAATTAGTGTAGGAGCCATTCCTGGTGCGTTAAGTCGCTACTATCTAACTATATTATTTGGGCGCTGGTTCGGCATAGCATTTCCCTATGGAACCTTATTTATTAATGTGACAGGAGCTTTTTTGATGGGCTTTTTTGCTACCCTTGTTTCTAAGTTAGCAATCCCTTCTAATCTATCTTTATTAATAGCAGTAGGATTTTTAGGCTCTTATACAACATTTTCAACTTATGCCCTCGATACCTCTAACCTCTTACGTACTAGAAACTATAAAGCTACTTTACTTTACTGGGTTAGTACTCCAATCTTGGGATTTATGAGCATAGAAATGGGTATTGTTTTAGCAAATCTGCTATGA
- a CDS encoding CrcB protein → MLQNSVLRISVCISLGALPGALSRYYLGLWFTQLFGQEFPYSTLIINISGCFVMGFLTMLALGRLIAIHPEIRLLVTTGFLGSYTTFSTYELDVVKLLQQNRLELSFLYWLISPLLSLLSLLLGNTIAKFIERKKEY, encoded by the coding sequence ATGTTACAAAATTCTGTACTTCGTATCTCTGTATGTATTAGTCTTGGTGCATTACCAGGCGCACTCTCACGCTATTATCTCGGTTTGTGGTTTACGCAGTTGTTTGGTCAAGAATTCCCTTACAGTACACTGATAATTAATATCAGTGGATGTTTTGTGATGGGTTTTTTGACGATGCTGGCGCTGGGAAGATTAATTGCAATTCACCCTGAGATTCGGCTATTAGTAACTACAGGTTTTTTAGGGTCTTACACCACTTTTTCAACTTATGAATTAGATGTAGTGAAGTTGCTGCAACAAAATAGATTAGAACTTAGTTTTTTGTACTGGTTGATTAGTCCTTTATTATCACTGCTCAGTCTTCTACTAGGCAATACTATAGCTAAATTTATTGAGAGAAAAAAAGAATATTAA
- a CDS encoding peptidoglycan-binding domain 1, translated as MDTLAYLHLAEIYETSVNSEQENIADSDLCYPELSWVAEGRGAFMLFISCAFGISSLGWSNPAQALKKGEKNSQVASLQQKLQAAGYFKQPVTGYFGPVTEAAIIKFQKAHGLKADGVVGSQTLAVLESGLGTATASVVKTKPSVTKSTPKKSQPLSSQVVLQRGDLSYEVMSIQRKLQAAGYFDQPITGDFNAATEEAVIKFQKAYGLFANGIVDARTLTAIESGKLQQAAAPSQPTTPAVVSSPKVRSPQISLLRRGDISAEVKLIQQQLQASGYLEQSITGSFDAATEIAVLKFQKAHGLITDGIVGPKTFAVMKSKSIKSASPTPQPAHQNSLIPDKSKQLKNPIKEQTKPSPKANSIKFANDTNQPTNDNSLVKNQTPQLENSNIEKTLIASASESDLTQLVSENFPLDTSAQKDNIQKTAPSHSSKMTIKKTISGRISPKSIVHSGNGLFFAQNMMYNHTITVYNRQHKLVKVIPDKVDLSKFGYSKFKGNYQGAPVEASFSQDGKYAWISNYQMYGTGFNNPGSDKCNPSQKTDKSFLYRINTDSLEIDHVVQVGSVPKFVATSNNEGLVLVSNWCSWDLSVVDTAKNKEIKRIPLGPYPRGIAIDAVADKAYVAVMGSYDIASVDLKNFSVKWLKNIGNAPRHLNIDPTGKYLYASLNGEGKIAKIQLPQGKLIGKVSTGNAPRSMVLSDDGQRLYVVNYSDNTISKVSTNDMKVMQKITVGANPIGITYDPQTREVWVACYSGNIMVFQD; from the coding sequence ATGGATACACTCGCTTACCTGCATTTAGCTGAAATCTACGAAACGTCTGTGAATTCAGAACAGGAAAATATTGCCGATTCTGATTTATGTTATCCAGAACTAAGTTGGGTAGCAGAAGGACGTGGAGCGTTTATGCTATTTATTTCTTGTGCTTTTGGGATTAGTTCTTTGGGTTGGAGTAACCCGGCGCAGGCGCTAAAAAAAGGCGAAAAAAATTCACAAGTCGCATCGCTACAACAAAAACTACAAGCAGCAGGATATTTCAAACAACCTGTAACTGGATATTTTGGCCCTGTGACAGAGGCTGCTATCATCAAATTTCAAAAAGCACATGGATTAAAAGCTGATGGGGTGGTTGGTTCTCAGACATTGGCTGTACTAGAATCTGGTTTGGGAACGGCGACTGCATCTGTTGTTAAAACAAAACCTTCTGTAACTAAAAGTACTCCGAAAAAGTCACAACCTCTTAGTTCTCAGGTAGTTTTACAAAGGGGTGATCTGAGTTATGAAGTGATGTCAATTCAGCGGAAATTGCAAGCAGCAGGATATTTTGACCAACCCATCACCGGAGATTTTAACGCTGCGACGGAAGAAGCAGTGATTAAATTTCAGAAAGCTTACGGCCTATTTGCTAATGGAATTGTTGATGCTCGGACATTAACAGCAATAGAATCTGGTAAACTTCAGCAAGCTGCTGCACCGTCTCAGCCTACCACACCTGCTGTAGTTAGTTCACCAAAAGTGCGATCGCCTCAGATTTCACTGTTACGCAGAGGTGATATCAGTGCAGAGGTGAAGTTGATTCAGCAACAACTGCAAGCATCTGGATATCTAGAACAATCAATTACAGGGTCTTTTGATGCAGCCACAGAAATAGCTGTGCTGAAATTCCAAAAAGCTCATGGACTGATCACTGATGGGATTGTTGGGCCAAAAACATTCGCAGTCATGAAATCTAAATCTATTAAATCTGCTTCCCCAACTCCTCAACCTGCACATCAAAATTCTCTAATTCCAGATAAATCTAAACAACTCAAAAATCCCATCAAAGAACAAACCAAACCATCGCCAAAAGCTAATTCTATAAAATTCGCCAATGATACTAATCAACCCACCAATGACAATTCTCTAGTTAAAAATCAGACTCCACAACTAGAAAATTCAAACATAGAAAAAACATTAATAGCATCTGCGTCTGAGTCTGATTTAACTCAACTCGTAAGTGAAAATTTCCCATTAGACACTTCTGCCCAAAAAGATAATATTCAGAAAACTGCCCCCAGTCATTCTAGTAAAATGACAATCAAGAAGACTATTTCTGGCAGAATTTCCCCAAAATCTATTGTACATTCAGGCAATGGGTTATTTTTTGCCCAAAATATGATGTACAACCACACAATAACTGTATACAATCGCCAACATAAATTAGTCAAAGTCATTCCTGATAAAGTTGATTTATCAAAATTTGGTTACTCTAAATTTAAAGGTAATTATCAAGGCGCACCTGTTGAAGCTAGTTTTTCTCAAGATGGTAAGTACGCCTGGATTTCTAACTACCAAATGTATGGGACAGGATTTAATAATCCTGGTAGTGATAAATGTAATCCCTCGCAAAAAACGGATAAGAGTTTTTTGTATCGGATAAACACTGACTCTTTAGAAATTGACCACGTTGTTCAAGTCGGGTCTGTACCTAAATTTGTGGCTACATCTAATAATGAAGGTTTGGTACTCGTTAGTAATTGGTGTTCTTGGGATTTGAGTGTTGTAGATACTGCCAAAAATAAGGAAATCAAAAGAATCCCCCTTGGCCCTTATCCTCGTGGTATAGCAATAGATGCAGTTGCAGATAAGGCTTATGTAGCTGTTATGGGTTCTTATGATATTGCTTCAGTTGACTTAAAAAACTTTTCAGTCAAATGGCTAAAAAATATTGGTAATGCACCAAGACATTTAAATATAGACCCAACTGGTAAATATCTCTATGCTTCTTTAAATGGGGAAGGGAAAATCGCCAAAATTCAGTTACCACAAGGTAAGTTAATAGGTAAAGTTTCCACAGGTAATGCACCACGCAGTATGGTGTTATCTGATGATGGACAACGGCTTTATGTTGTTAACTACAGCGATAACACCATTAGTAAAGTTAGCACTAATGATATGAAAGTCATGCAAAAGATTACTGTTGGTGCTAATCCTATTGGAATTACTTACGACCCACAAACAAGAGAAGTTTGGGTTGCCTGTTATTCCGGTAATATTATGGTATTTCAGGATTAA
- a CDS encoding response regulator receiver domain protein, with amino-acid sequence MISINIINEFKTCTQLQYNGQLNIKSAKGQNWSFYYRLGRIVWAVGGTHPFRRWRRYMAQYCPQIDLDKIQFRQQDFVVNYWDYRLLEILYKRQKIQREQIQAIVESTITELLFDLAQHTDFVAFSCDRNQDTILETPMSFTSADLSVKQMQDSWKSWSEAGLANFSPDLAPILRRPEQLQQQVSPSVYNNFVNLMNGKQTLRDLAAKMKQNVLPVTRSLLPYILKGIIELIEVPDLPLLSAEVDSTSVSAQTKKSDIPLVACVDDSPQVCKMLEDIVTSHGLRFIKIQDPIQALPTLIQNKPDLIFLDLIMPVASGYEICTQLRRVSTFANTPVIILTGNDGLLDRVRAKVVGSTDFLTKPVAADKVMSVIRKYLQVQTPSKVTPSTNQNTSSLEISLGH; translated from the coding sequence ATGATATCAATTAACATAATTAATGAATTTAAAACTTGCACTCAGCTACAATACAATGGTCAGCTGAATATTAAAAGTGCTAAAGGACAAAATTGGTCTTTTTATTATCGCTTAGGGCGGATAGTTTGGGCAGTAGGCGGTACTCATCCTTTTCGGCGCTGGCGAAGATACATGGCACAATATTGTCCACAAATTGATCTGGATAAAATTCAGTTTCGCCAGCAAGATTTCGTAGTTAATTATTGGGATTATCGCCTGTTAGAAATTCTATACAAAAGGCAAAAAATTCAAAGAGAACAAATTCAAGCGATTGTAGAAAGTACAATTACTGAATTGCTATTTGATCTAGCCCAGCATACAGATTTTGTTGCGTTTAGTTGCGATCGCAACCAAGATACCATTTTAGAAACACCAATGAGTTTCACTAGTGCAGATTTATCTGTTAAACAGATGCAAGACTCGTGGAAAAGTTGGTCAGAAGCAGGCTTGGCAAACTTTTCTCCCGACTTAGCACCAATTCTCAGGAGACCAGAACAACTCCAACAACAGGTAAGTCCATCTGTTTACAATAACTTCGTCAATTTGATGAATGGTAAACAAACACTGCGAGATTTAGCTGCAAAAATGAAGCAGAATGTTCTACCTGTCACCCGTTCATTACTTCCCTATATTCTCAAAGGCATTATTGAATTAATAGAAGTACCAGACTTACCTTTATTGTCTGCTGAAGTTGATAGTACATCTGTTTCCGCACAAACCAAAAAATCTGATATTCCATTGGTAGCCTGTGTAGACGATAGTCCCCAAGTCTGTAAAATGCTAGAGGATATTGTGACTTCTCATGGCTTAAGATTTATCAAAATTCAAGACCCCATCCAAGCACTCCCAACTCTCATTCAAAATAAACCAGATCTAATTTTTTTAGATTTAATTATGCCAGTTGCAAGTGGTTACGAAATTTGTACTCAGTTACGACGAGTATCTACTTTTGCTAATACACCTGTGATTATCTTAACAGGCAATGATGGTTTATTAGATAGAGTCCGCGCTAAAGTTGTTGGTTCTACCGATTTTTTGACTAAACCTGTCGCTGCGGATAAAGTCATGAGTGTGATACGTAAATACCTGCAAGTCCAAACACCTTCAAAAGTTACACCATCCACCAATCAGAATACATCTAGTTTAGAGATATCTTTAGGACATTAG
- a CDS encoding response regulator receiver, CheY, whose protein sequence is MNTILVVEDGLTDMEILSRYLQQAGYSVISATSSEEAQDKIQRAKPDVIFLDVILPGKSGFEICRELKANTETKKIPVVFCSTKNSDVDKMWGNMLGAEAYLSKPIDKEELVKTLKQLLP, encoded by the coding sequence ATGAATACTATTTTAGTTGTTGAAGATGGTTTAACAGATATGGAAATACTCAGCCGCTATTTGCAACAAGCTGGTTATTCGGTAATTAGTGCAACAAGTAGTGAAGAAGCTCAAGACAAGATACAAAGAGCTAAACCAGATGTAATATTTCTAGATGTAATTTTGCCAGGAAAAAGTGGTTTTGAAATTTGTCGGGAGCTAAAAGCTAATACCGAAACTAAAAAAATACCTGTTGTTTTTTGTTCAACTAAAAATAGTGATGTAGATAAAATGTGGGGCAATATGTTAGGCGCAGAGGCTTATTTATCTAAGCCAATTGATAAAGAGGAATTAGTGAAAACACTGAAGCAATTACTTCCGTAA
- a CDS encoding CheW protein, whose amino-acid sequence METQQKFLSFTLGSNDQAVISLQHIAEVLQVSLVDICGVPQMPSCVLGIYNWRGEMLWLVDLEEMLGYPSLLRGVNFLSKMMAIILEVDGKNLGFLVRNMMDIEWLESQQMKQSSADLFSPKISAFLQGYFINAVEEMVLNLDAVAIVKSPMWVSIN is encoded by the coding sequence TTGGAAACTCAGCAAAAATTTTTAAGTTTTACTTTAGGTAGTAATGATCAGGCTGTCATCTCATTACAACACATTGCCGAAGTTTTACAGGTCTCATTGGTAGATATATGTGGTGTACCACAAATGCCTAGTTGCGTTCTAGGTATCTATAACTGGCGGGGTGAAATGCTTTGGTTAGTTGACTTAGAGGAGATGCTAGGTTATCCATCACTTTTGCGAGGAGTTAATTTTCTTTCCAAAATGATGGCCATCATTTTGGAAGTTGATGGCAAAAATCTCGGATTTTTAGTCAGAAATATGATGGATATTGAGTGGTTAGAATCTCAGCAAATGAAGCAATCATCTGCTGATTTATTTTCACCTAAAATTTCAGCTTTTCTCCAAGGTTACTTTATCAATGCTGTTGAAGAAATGGTTCTTAATTTAGATGCAGTAGCGATTGTTAAATCTCCTATGTGGGTGAGCATTAATTGA
- a CDS encoding methyl-accepting chemotaxis sensory transducer with phytochrome sensor: MTFTYHNGQEGHEHILTEVEGIENQYTNEITTKIQNNELTTVNTVAQEFKMWRQQLQSVTNLMRQSTNIDTLLKVTVNQVREKFNCDRVLIYQFTSIDSGTILAESRTLGWTPMLGENLPGMLFGLHNNQDYLESVAIDDIDQIQVTPYQKQLLDKYQIKASLSLPIVLEDKVWGLLAVNTCSYIRQWQETEITFLAQVTTELAYKLHSFEFHRELQLRTQAKKSVAKVIDKIIQVSDIEKIFQTTTQEIRQLLRCDRVGVYRFNSDWSGEFVAESVGHGWVKLVGPGIKTVWEDTHLQETQGGRYRHHESFVVNDIYQVGHFQCHIEILEQFEVKAYVIVPVFAGEKLWGLLAAYQNSGTRNWQEWEANFLEQIGLQFGVAISHAEYLEQMQVQSQQLVQIAQQEKALTKIVNRIRQSQDVESVFKTTTQEVRQSLRCDRVAVYRFNPDWGGEFVAESVGSNWVKLVGPNIKTVLDDTYLQETQGGRYVRGENFVVNDIYKIGLASCHIEILEQFEAKAYIIVPIFFGEQLWGLLAAYQNSGSREWHPWEVNFLNQIALQFTIAKSQIEHLEQVRVKSEKLTQIAEQEKAFTKIVNRIRQSIDVDEIFKITTQEVRQLLRCDRIAVYRFNSDWSGEFIAESVGHNWVKLVGLDIKTVWEDTHLQETQGGRYAKGENFVVNDIYQVGHSQCHIEILEQFEVRAYVIVPIFFGEKLWGLLAAYQNSSTREWEESQVSLLARIGDQLGLALQQTEYLQQLQAQSAQLAEAAAREKAAKELLQQRSIQLLMALRPALDGDLTVRAPITEDELGTIADAYNNTLQALRQIVIHVQTASQQVAQTSANSNASLAGLNNLAQQQSEEITSALGDIQQMVDSTQAVVANAQLVQVAVQKANQTVESGDTAMNQTVKAIEAIRETVAQTSKKIKRLSESSQKISKVVNLISNFATQTNVLALNAAIEATRAGEYGKGFAVVADEVRSLSRQSAAATIEIEKLVQEIQAETGEVAVAMETGIQQVVEGTNLVSETRQNLNAIVSATAEISQLIQQITAATQTQMGQSETVTNSMQDVAEIANKTFAESQEIAAIFQDLLGMAQELLTAASKFKVN; the protein is encoded by the coding sequence ATGACATTTACATATCATAACGGTCAAGAAGGGCATGAACACATACTCACTGAAGTAGAAGGAATAGAAAATCAATATACCAATGAGATAACTACAAAAATTCAGAATAATGAATTAACTACAGTCAATACAGTTGCTCAAGAATTTAAAATGTGGCGGCAGCAACTGCAATCTGTAACCAATTTGATGCGTCAAAGCACAAATATAGATACATTGCTTAAAGTTACAGTAAATCAAGTTAGAGAAAAATTTAATTGCGATCGCGTCTTAATTTATCAGTTTACTTCTATCGATTCTGGCACTATCTTAGCCGAATCGAGAACTCTAGGTTGGACACCTATGTTAGGTGAAAATCTTCCAGGAATGCTGTTTGGTTTACATAACAATCAAGATTATTTAGAATCTGTAGCAATTGACGATATCGACCAAATCCAAGTTACACCTTATCAAAAACAATTACTTGATAAATATCAAATTAAAGCGAGTTTAAGTTTACCAATTGTACTTGAAGATAAAGTCTGGGGATTACTTGCTGTTAATACTTGTTCTTATATCAGACAATGGCAGGAAACAGAAATTACTTTTTTAGCTCAAGTTACCACAGAATTAGCATATAAATTACACAGTTTTGAATTCCATAGAGAATTACAACTGAGAACTCAGGCTAAAAAATCAGTAGCGAAAGTTATTGATAAGATTATTCAAGTATCCGATATTGAAAAGATTTTTCAAACCACTACTCAAGAAATTAGGCAGTTATTACGCTGCGATCGCGTCGGTGTATACCGCTTTAATTCTGATTGGAGTGGGGAATTTGTCGCCGAATCAGTTGGGCATGGTTGGGTAAAATTAGTAGGGCCAGGTATTAAAACTGTTTGGGAAGATACCCATTTACAAGAAACTCAAGGCGGACGTTATCGCCACCATGAAAGCTTTGTTGTTAATGATATTTATCAGGTAGGTCATTTTCAATGCCATATCGAAATTTTAGAACAGTTTGAAGTCAAAGCTTATGTGATAGTTCCTGTATTTGCCGGAGAAAAATTGTGGGGTTTGTTAGCAGCTTATCAAAATTCTGGTACTCGTAATTGGCAAGAGTGGGAAGCTAACTTTTTAGAGCAAATTGGCTTGCAGTTTGGTGTAGCGATTTCCCATGCAGAGTATCTCGAACAAATGCAAGTGCAATCGCAACAATTAGTCCAAATTGCCCAACAAGAAAAAGCTTTAACCAAGATAGTCAACCGTATTCGCCAATCTCAAGATGTAGAAAGTGTTTTTAAAACAACTACCCAAGAAGTTAGACAATCATTAAGATGCGATCGCGTTGCTGTTTATCGTTTCAATCCAGACTGGGGCGGTGAGTTTGTTGCTGAGTCAGTAGGTAGCAATTGGGTAAAATTGGTAGGGCCAAATATCAAAACAGTTTTAGACGATACTTATCTGCAAGAAACTCAAGGAGGTCGATATGTTAGAGGTGAAAATTTTGTAGTTAATGATATCTATAAAATTGGTCTAGCTTCCTGTCATATCGAAATTTTAGAACAATTTGAAGCTAAAGCTTATATTATTGTCCCTATCTTTTTTGGTGAACAATTATGGGGTTTGTTAGCAGCTTATCAAAACTCTGGAAGCCGTGAATGGCACCCTTGGGAAGTCAACTTTTTAAATCAGATAGCCTTGCAATTTACCATAGCTAAATCACAAATAGAGCATTTAGAACAAGTGCGAGTTAAATCTGAAAAGTTAACTCAGATAGCTGAACAAGAAAAAGCTTTTACTAAGATAGTTAACCGAATTAGACAATCTATAGACGTAGATGAAATCTTCAAAATTACAACTCAAGAAGTTCGGCAATTATTACGATGCGATCGCATCGCTGTGTATCGCTTCAATTCTGACTGGAGTGGTGAGTTTATTGCTGAGTCAGTTGGTCACAATTGGGTCAAACTTGTAGGACTAGATATTAAAACAGTCTGGGAAGATACTCATCTCCAAGAAACTCAAGGAGGACGATACGCCAAAGGTGAAAACTTTGTCGTCAATGACATTTACCAGGTAGGTCATTCTCAATGCCACATCGAAATTTTAGAGCAATTTGAAGTTAGAGCTTATGTAATTGTTCCTATTTTCTTTGGTGAAAAATTATGGGGTTTATTGGCAGCTTATCAAAATTCAAGCACTCGTGAATGGGAAGAATCACAAGTCAGCTTGTTAGCCCGGATTGGTGATCAATTAGGATTAGCATTACAACAGACTGAATATTTGCAACAACTACAGGCGCAGTCAGCACAATTAGCAGAAGCAGCTGCACGAGAAAAAGCCGCCAAAGAATTATTGCAACAAAGATCTATTCAACTGTTAATGGCACTTCGGCCTGCTTTAGATGGTGATTTAACCGTCCGTGCGCCCATCACAGAAGACGAACTAGGAACTATTGCCGATGCTTACAACAATACTCTACAAGCACTGCGGCAAATAGTAATTCACGTCCAAACAGCATCTCAACAAGTAGCGCAAACTTCTGCCAATAGTAATGCTTCTCTTGCTGGACTAAACAATTTAGCACAACAACAGTCTGAAGAAATTACCTCTGCTTTGGGCGATATTCAACAAATGGTAGATTCCACTCAAGCAGTGGTAGCTAACGCCCAATTGGTGCAAGTAGCGGTACAAAAAGCTAACCAAACGGTAGAGTCTGGTGATACAGCTATGAACCAAACTGTTAAAGCCATTGAAGCAATTCGTGAAACTGTTGCTCAAACCAGCAAGAAGATTAAGCGGTTGAGTGAATCTTCACAGAAAATCTCAAAAGTAGTAAATTTGATTAGCAATTTTGCCACCCAAACTAACGTTTTAGCACTAAATGCAGCCATTGAAGCAACCCGTGCTGGTGAATATGGTAAAGGCTTTGCAGTAGTAGCTGATGAAGTCCGTTCTTTATCTCGTCAATCAGCAGCAGCAACAATTGAAATTGAAAAATTAGTTCAAGAAATTCAAGCAGAAACTGGAGAAGTTGCAGTAGCAATGGAAACAGGTATTCAGCAAGTTGTAGAAGGTACAAATCTAGTCAGCGAAACCCGACAAAACTTGAATGCCATTGTTTCGGCAACTGCTGAAATTAGCCAATTAATCCAGCAAATTACCGCAGCTACTCAAACACAAATGGGTCAATCTGAAACTGTTACTAACTCAATGCAAGATGTTGCAGAAATTGCTAACAAAACCTTTGCTGAATCTCAAGAAATTGCTGCCATTTTCCAAGATTTATTAGGGATGGCGCAAGAACTATTAACAGCTGCAAGTAAGTTCAAAGTTAATTAA